The following proteins come from a genomic window of Burkholderia stabilis:
- a CDS encoding sterol desaturase family protein, with product MLHLIDAFVSDIQTWLYVDVVQPLLFKFNLMDYDEDTYDALYWVIIGALQMVLMFALLRPLEALLPVERWKNRRAVRVDVIYTAISKLGIYTLFFFFALQPVFDNFQAWLRLHGVANFNLDYLWPGVTSQPIVAFAIYLVVLDFAGYWYHRWQHKFGIWWELHAVHHSQRQMSLWCDDRNHLLDDVIQSCFFAAIALVIGVTPSQFVVLTAFTNFMQSIQHTNARLSFGWLGERLLVSPIFHRRHHAVGYGHEGTKYGCNFGVLFPWWDMMFGTASWNRTVEPTGIREQVEGVSYGDGFWAQHGLAFVRIFRRLFSAKRGAASA from the coding sequence ATGCTGCACCTGATCGATGCGTTCGTGTCGGACATCCAGACCTGGCTGTACGTCGACGTTGTGCAGCCGCTCCTCTTCAAGTTCAACCTGATGGACTATGACGAGGACACCTACGACGCGCTGTACTGGGTGATCATCGGCGCGCTGCAGATGGTGCTGATGTTCGCGCTGCTGCGCCCGCTCGAGGCGCTGCTGCCCGTCGAGCGCTGGAAGAACCGCCGGGCCGTGCGCGTCGACGTGATCTATACGGCGATCTCGAAGCTCGGCATCTACACGCTGTTCTTCTTCTTCGCGCTGCAGCCGGTGTTCGACAACTTCCAGGCGTGGCTGCGCCTGCACGGCGTCGCGAACTTCAACCTCGACTATCTGTGGCCGGGCGTGACCTCGCAACCGATCGTCGCGTTCGCGATCTATCTCGTCGTGCTCGACTTCGCCGGCTACTGGTATCACCGCTGGCAGCACAAGTTCGGTATCTGGTGGGAACTGCACGCGGTGCATCACAGCCAGCGGCAGATGTCGCTGTGGTGCGACGACCGCAACCACCTGCTCGACGACGTGATCCAGTCGTGCTTCTTCGCGGCGATCGCGCTCGTGATCGGCGTGACGCCGTCGCAGTTCGTCGTGCTGACCGCGTTCACGAACTTCATGCAGAGCATCCAGCATACGAATGCGCGGCTGTCGTTCGGCTGGCTCGGCGAGCGCCTGCTCGTGAGCCCGATCTTCCACCGGCGCCACCACGCGGTCGGCTACGGCCACGAAGGCACCAAGTACGGCTGCAACTTCGGCGTGCTGTTCCCGTGGTGGGACATGATGTTCGGCACCGCGTCGTGGAACCGCACGGTCGAGCCGACCGGCATTCGCGAGCAGGTCGAAGGCGTGTCCTACGGCGACGGCTTCTGGGCGCAGCACGGCCTCGCGTTCGTGCGGATCTTCCGGCGCCTGTTCTCCGCGAAGCGCGGCGCGGCGTCGGCCTGA
- a CDS encoding EI24 domain-containing protein, with translation MNDLLRSFVRALASALHPRMLWLTLMPFLVSAVLWGVLLWFSWQTLIDAARGALDGFVLTSALYRAFDAIGMSQLHAVVAPFVVVSLAIPLIVLTVLLLIATISMPVVIKHLSNRQFATLEPKRGGTFFGSVFNSLWAALAGVVVLVVTIPLWLIPPFFAILPPVIWGWLTYRVMTYDALALHASRDERRTLVRQHRWPLIGIGVATGLLGTVPTFVWVSSVWMMVLFPFVAAAMIWVYAFILVFSALWFGHYCLRALEDLRASTRATAIDMGQA, from the coding sequence ATGAACGACCTGCTGCGTTCCTTCGTCCGGGCATTGGCGAGCGCGTTGCACCCGCGCATGCTCTGGCTCACCCTGATGCCGTTCCTCGTGTCGGCCGTCCTGTGGGGCGTCCTGCTGTGGTTCTCGTGGCAGACGCTGATCGACGCCGCGCGCGGCGCGCTCGACGGCTTCGTGCTGACGTCCGCGCTGTATCGCGCGTTCGACGCGATCGGGATGTCGCAACTGCACGCGGTCGTCGCGCCGTTCGTGGTCGTATCGCTCGCGATTCCGCTGATCGTGCTGACCGTGCTGCTGCTGATCGCGACGATTTCGATGCCGGTCGTCATCAAGCACCTGTCGAACCGGCAGTTCGCGACGCTCGAGCCGAAGCGGGGCGGCACCTTCTTCGGCAGCGTGTTCAATTCGCTGTGGGCGGCGCTGGCCGGCGTCGTCGTGCTCGTCGTCACGATTCCGCTGTGGCTGATTCCGCCGTTCTTCGCGATACTGCCGCCCGTGATCTGGGGCTGGCTCACGTATCGCGTGATGACCTACGACGCGCTCGCGCTGCATGCGAGCCGCGACGAGCGCCGCACACTCGTGCGGCAGCACCGCTGGCCGCTGATCGGCATCGGCGTCGCGACCGGGCTGCTCGGCACCGTGCCGACCTTCGTGTGGGTGTCGTCGGTCTGGATGATGGTGCTGTTCCCGTTCGTCGCGGCGGCCATGATCTGGGTATACGCTTTCATCCTCGTCTTCTCGGCGCTGTGGTTCGGGCACTATTGCCTGCGCGCGCTGGAGGACCTGCGCGCGAGTACGCGCGCCACCGCAATCGACATGGGGCAGGCATGA
- a CDS encoding competence/damage-inducible protein A, which translates to MSIGIIIIGDEILSGRRQDKHLAKVIELLGARGLALDWAEYVGDDPARITATLARAIASGDIVFSTGGIGATPDDHTRQCAAAALGVPLELHPEAKLLIAERVRETHTDPTKPVDFDSPENQHRFNMGVFPVGATIIPNGYNRIPGFSVGDLHFVPGFPVMAWPMIEWVLDTKYAHLHHATPHAERSLYVFELPESTLTPLMERIERDFPGVRVFSLPSVGDAERGGIYARRHIDLGVKGEPEAVAAAFVKLREGVHLLGGDVVEPDSPRA; encoded by the coding sequence ATGAGCATCGGCATCATCATCATCGGCGACGAAATCCTTTCGGGCCGCCGGCAGGACAAGCATCTGGCGAAGGTCATCGAGCTGCTCGGCGCGCGTGGCCTCGCGCTCGACTGGGCCGAATACGTCGGCGACGATCCGGCCCGCATCACGGCGACGCTCGCGCGCGCGATCGCGTCGGGCGACATCGTGTTCTCGACGGGCGGGATCGGCGCGACGCCGGACGACCACACGCGCCAGTGTGCGGCCGCCGCGCTCGGCGTGCCGCTCGAACTGCATCCGGAGGCGAAGCTGCTGATCGCGGAGCGGGTGCGCGAAACGCATACCGACCCGACGAAGCCCGTCGATTTCGACTCGCCGGAGAATCAGCACCGCTTCAACATGGGCGTGTTTCCGGTCGGCGCGACGATCATCCCGAACGGCTACAACCGGATTCCCGGCTTCTCGGTCGGCGATCTGCATTTCGTGCCGGGTTTCCCGGTGATGGCGTGGCCGATGATCGAGTGGGTGCTCGACACGAAATACGCGCACCTGCATCACGCGACGCCGCACGCGGAGCGCTCGCTGTATGTATTCGAGCTGCCGGAATCGACGCTCACGCCGCTGATGGAGCGCATCGAGCGCGATTTCCCGGGCGTGCGCGTGTTCAGCCTGCCGAGCGTGGGCGATGCGGAGCGCGGCGGCATCTACGCGCGCCGTCACATCGACCTCGGCGTGAAGGGGGAGCCGGAGGCGGTCGCGGCCGCGTTCGTGAAGCTGCGCGAAGGCGTGCACCTGCTTGGCGGCGACGTGGTCGAACCCGACTCGCCGCGCGCCTGA
- a CDS encoding rhodanese-like domain-containing protein: MSTLDQLYAKADERRAQGALNYAGALLPVEAFELLQLDPSARLVDVRTRAELDWIGRPLVGDGQYLHLEWTRYPGGVPNAEFVNELKAALPPDTPVLFLCRSAARSKLAAVASTQAGFTKAFDLLEGFEGAKDAEGHRKTVDGWCFRKLPWIGA, encoded by the coding sequence ATGAGTACGCTCGACCAGCTTTACGCAAAGGCCGACGAACGCCGCGCACAAGGCGCGCTCAACTACGCCGGCGCGCTGCTGCCGGTCGAGGCATTCGAACTGCTGCAGCTCGACCCGTCGGCGCGCCTCGTCGACGTGCGCACCCGCGCCGAACTCGACTGGATCGGCCGCCCGCTCGTCGGCGACGGCCAGTACCTGCACCTCGAATGGACGCGCTACCCGGGCGGCGTGCCGAATGCCGAATTCGTCAACGAACTGAAGGCGGCCCTCCCGCCCGATACGCCCGTGCTGTTCCTGTGCCGCAGCGCCGCGCGCTCGAAGCTCGCCGCGGTCGCCTCCACGCAGGCCGGCTTCACGAAGGCATTCGACCTGCTCGAAGGCTTCGAAGGCGCCAAGGACGCCGAAGGCCACCGCAAGACGGTCGACGGCTGGTGCTTCCGGAAACTGCCCTGGATCGGCGCCTGA
- the glnA gene encoding type I glutamate--ammonia ligase, with translation MSKTVADVMQLVKDEDCKFVDFRFTDTRGKEQHVSVPVSAFDEDKFESGHAFDGSSIAGWKGIEASDMLLMPDPNAAFVDPFYEESTLVLTCDVVEPADGKGYERDPRSLAKRGEAYLKSTGIGDTAYFGPEPEFFIFDSVQWNTDMSGCFVKINSEEAPWSAGKEFEGGNTGHRPGTKGGYFPVAPVDTFQDMRSEMCLLLEQLGIPVEVHHHEVAGQGQNEIGTKFSTLVERADWTQWSKYIIHNVAHSYGKTATFMPKPVVGDNGSGMHVHQSIWKDGQNLFAGNGYAGLSELALFYIGGIIKHARALNAITNPTTNSYKRLVPHFEAPVKLAYSARNRSASIRIPHVSNPKGRRIETRFPDPMANPYLCFTALMMAGLDGIQNKIHPGEAADKNLYDLPPEEDAKIPTVCAGLDQALEALDKDREFLTRGGVFTDGMLDAYLALKEQELAKFRMTTHPIEFEMYYSL, from the coding sequence ATGAGTAAAACCGTCGCCGACGTCATGCAACTCGTGAAGGACGAGGACTGCAAGTTTGTCGATTTCCGCTTCACGGATACGCGCGGCAAGGAACAGCACGTGTCGGTGCCGGTTTCGGCGTTTGACGAAGACAAGTTCGAAAGCGGTCATGCCTTCGACGGTTCGTCGATCGCGGGCTGGAAGGGTATCGAAGCGTCGGACATGCTGCTCATGCCGGATCCGAACGCTGCGTTCGTCGACCCGTTCTATGAAGAGTCGACCCTCGTGCTGACCTGCGACGTGGTCGAGCCGGCCGACGGCAAGGGCTACGAGCGCGATCCGCGTTCGCTCGCCAAGCGCGGCGAAGCGTACCTGAAGAGCACGGGCATCGGCGACACGGCCTACTTCGGTCCGGAACCGGAATTCTTCATTTTCGACTCGGTCCAGTGGAACACGGACATGTCGGGCTGCTTCGTGAAGATCAACTCCGAAGAAGCGCCGTGGTCGGCAGGCAAGGAATTCGAAGGCGGCAACACGGGCCACCGTCCGGGCACGAAGGGCGGCTACTTCCCGGTCGCGCCGGTCGACACGTTCCAGGACATGCGTTCGGAAATGTGCCTGCTGCTCGAACAGCTCGGCATCCCGGTCGAAGTGCACCACCACGAAGTGGCGGGCCAGGGCCAGAACGAAATCGGCACGAAGTTCTCGACGCTGGTCGAGCGTGCGGACTGGACGCAATGGTCGAAGTACATCATCCATAACGTCGCGCACTCGTACGGCAAGACGGCGACGTTCATGCCGAAGCCGGTCGTCGGCGACAACGGTTCGGGCATGCACGTTCACCAGTCGATCTGGAAGGACGGCCAGAACCTGTTCGCGGGCAACGGCTACGCCGGCCTGTCGGAACTGGCGCTGTTCTACATCGGCGGCATCATCAAGCACGCTCGCGCGCTGAACGCGATCACGAACCCGACGACGAACTCGTACAAGCGTCTGGTCCCGCACTTCGAAGCACCGGTCAAGCTCGCTTACTCGGCACGCAACCGTTCGGCATCGATCCGCATTCCGCACGTGTCGAACCCGAAGGGCCGCCGTATCGAAACGCGCTTCCCGGATCCGATGGCGAACCCGTACCTGTGCTTCACGGCGCTGATGATGGCCGGCCTCGACGGGATCCAGAACAAGATCCATCCGGGCGAAGCAGCGGACAAGAACCTGTACGACCTGCCGCCGGAAGAAGATGCAAAGATCCCGACCGTTTGCGCGGGCCTCGACCAGGCACTCGAAGCGCTCGACAAGGATCGCGAGTTCCTGACGCGCGGCGGCGTGTTCACGGACGGCATGCTGGACGCGTACCTCGCGCTGAAGGAGCAGGAGCTGGCGAAGTTCCGCATGACGACGCACCCGATCGAGTTCGAGATGTACTACTCGCTCTAA
- the glnL gene encoding nitrogen regulation protein NR(II), whose product MVLKNLIKAKAGQPERLTDDERLARSGLLAGLEALPTVVIVLDRKTLRIAFANPSAEAMLDISRRQLAQRPWGEIFPNANELASTITAIGEERFHATHLDTVLDRPGREPLHVHAIVGFLETAPDFVLVELFENERQSRTDREERIHDLTAVNKQLIRNLAHEIKNPLGGIRGAAQLLEFELGERERGELREYTQVIIKESDRLQTLVDRLLEPHRHPHIVGDVNIHEVCERVRAVMLAEFPRGLTIERDYDVSVPDLRGDKEQLIQALLNIVRNAAQALRERIAQGDAKIELRTRIARKITIAKRLYKLALDLHVIDNGPGIPEEIRDRIFYPLVSGREDGSGLGLTLAQTFVQQHDGMIEVESRPGRTEFQILLPLDH is encoded by the coding sequence ATGGTTCTGAAGAATCTGATCAAGGCGAAAGCGGGGCAGCCCGAGCGACTGACGGACGACGAACGGCTCGCGCGTTCGGGCCTGCTGGCGGGGCTGGAAGCGCTGCCGACGGTCGTGATCGTGCTCGACCGCAAGACGCTGCGGATCGCGTTCGCGAACCCGTCCGCGGAGGCGATGCTCGACATCTCGCGCCGGCAGCTCGCGCAGCGGCCGTGGGGCGAGATTTTTCCGAACGCGAACGAACTCGCGTCGACGATCACCGCGATCGGCGAGGAGCGCTTTCACGCGACGCACCTCGATACCGTGCTCGACCGGCCCGGCCGCGAACCGCTGCACGTGCACGCGATCGTCGGTTTCCTCGAGACCGCGCCCGATTTCGTGCTCGTCGAGCTGTTCGAGAACGAGCGGCAGTCGCGCACCGATCGCGAGGAGCGCATTCACGACCTGACCGCGGTCAACAAGCAGTTGATCCGCAACCTCGCGCACGAGATCAAGAACCCGCTCGGCGGAATTCGCGGCGCAGCCCAGCTGCTCGAATTCGAGCTCGGCGAGCGCGAGCGCGGCGAGTTGCGCGAATACACGCAGGTGATCATCAAGGAGTCCGATCGCCTGCAGACGCTCGTCGACCGGTTGCTGGAGCCGCATCGGCATCCGCACATCGTCGGCGACGTGAACATTCATGAAGTATGCGAACGCGTGCGCGCGGTGATGCTCGCGGAATTCCCGCGCGGGCTCACGATCGAGCGCGACTACGACGTGAGCGTGCCCGACCTGCGCGGCGACAAGGAGCAGTTGATCCAGGCGCTGCTCAACATCGTGCGTAACGCCGCACAGGCGTTGCGCGAACGGATCGCGCAGGGCGACGCGAAGATCGAATTGCGCACGCGCATCGCGCGCAAGATCACGATCGCGAAGCGCCTGTACAAGCTGGCACTGGACTTGCACGTGATCGACAACGGGCCCGGCATTCCGGAGGAGATTCGCGACCGGATCTTCTACCCGCTCGTGTCCGGGCGCGAAGACGGCAGCGGCCTCGGCCTCACGCTCGCGCAGACGTTCGTGCAGCAGCATGACGGGATGATCGAGGTCGAGAGCCGACCCGGACGTACCGAATTTCAGATTCTGCTGCCGCTCGATCATTGA
- the ntrC gene encoding nitrogen regulation protein NR(I), with protein MKPIWIVDDDQSIRWVLEKALARDSFATKSFANVRDALAALDHETPQVLVSDIRMPGGSGLELLQAMHERLPGLPVIIMTAFSDLDSAVAAFQGGAFEYLAKPFDVDKAVELIRRAVEESLRGGAPQDERVAEAPEMLGQAPAMQDMFRAIGRLSHSAATVLITGESGTGKELVARALHRHSPRANGPFIALNTAAIPKDLLESELFGHERGAFTGAQTTRQGRFEQAENGTLFLDEIGDMPFDLQTRLLRVLSDGQFYRVGGHNPLRANVRVIAATHQNLESRVRQGLFREDLYHRLNVIRLRLPPLRERSEDIALLTRHFLQKSARDLGVEPKRVSDDALAYLSSLAFPGNVRQLENLANWLTVMAPAQTVEIKDLPPDLVPAGAPVVANGDGADAHGSGGDAVLAHPALGAAPVAVAPVAAAPNGGAPAGYPLWEHGLRTEVARLLRENSADVMDELARRFEAAVIREALDFTRGRKVEAAERLGIGRNTITRKIQELHLEP; from the coding sequence ATGAAGCCGATCTGGATAGTAGACGACGACCAATCGATCCGCTGGGTGCTTGAAAAGGCACTCGCCCGGGACAGCTTCGCGACGAAGAGCTTCGCGAACGTGCGCGACGCGCTGGCCGCGCTCGACCACGAGACGCCGCAGGTGCTCGTGTCCGACATCCGGATGCCGGGCGGCTCGGGCCTCGAGTTGCTGCAGGCGATGCACGAGCGCCTGCCGGGCCTGCCCGTCATCATCATGACGGCGTTCTCCGATCTCGACAGCGCCGTCGCGGCGTTCCAGGGCGGCGCGTTCGAATATCTCGCGAAGCCGTTCGACGTCGACAAGGCGGTCGAGCTGATCCGCCGCGCGGTCGAGGAAAGCCTGCGCGGTGGCGCGCCGCAGGACGAGCGCGTCGCGGAGGCGCCCGAGATGCTCGGCCAGGCGCCCGCGATGCAGGACATGTTCCGCGCGATCGGCCGCCTGTCGCATTCGGCCGCGACCGTGCTGATCACGGGCGAGTCGGGCACCGGCAAGGAGCTCGTCGCACGCGCACTGCACCGTCACAGCCCGCGCGCGAACGGGCCGTTCATCGCGCTGAACACCGCGGCGATTCCGAAGGACCTGCTCGAATCCGAGCTGTTCGGCCATGAGCGCGGCGCGTTCACCGGTGCGCAGACGACACGGCAGGGCCGCTTCGAGCAGGCCGAGAACGGCACGCTGTTCCTCGACGAAATCGGCGACATGCCGTTCGACCTGCAGACGCGCCTGCTGCGCGTGCTGTCGGACGGGCAGTTCTATCGGGTCGGTGGGCACAACCCGCTGCGCGCGAACGTGCGCGTGATCGCCGCGACCCACCAGAATCTCGAATCGCGCGTGCGGCAGGGGCTGTTCCGCGAGGACCTTTACCACCGGCTCAACGTGATCCGGCTGCGTCTGCCGCCGCTGCGCGAACGCAGCGAGGACATCGCGCTGCTCACGCGGCACTTCCTGCAGAAGAGCGCGCGCGATCTCGGCGTCGAGCCGAAGCGCGTGTCCGACGATGCGCTCGCGTACCTCTCGTCGCTGGCGTTTCCCGGTAACGTGCGGCAGCTCGAGAACCTCGCGAACTGGCTGACCGTGATGGCGCCCGCGCAGACGGTCGAGATCAAGGACCTGCCGCCGGATCTCGTGCCGGCCGGTGCGCCCGTCGTCGCGAACGGCGACGGCGCGGATGCGCATGGCAGCGGCGGCGACGCGGTGCTCGCGCATCCGGCGCTCGGCGCGGCACCGGTGGCAGTCGCGCCTGTCGCGGCGGCACCGAACGGCGGCGCGCCGGCCGGCTATCCGCTGTGGGAGCATGGCCTGCGCACCGAAGTCGCGCGGCTGCTGCGCGAGAATTCGGCCGACGTGATGGACGAGCTCGCGCGCCGCTTCGAGGCCGCCGTGATTCGCGAGGCGCTCGACTTCACGCGCGGCCGCAAGGTCGAGGCCGCGGAGCGGCTCGGCATTGGCCGCAACACGATCACGCGCAAGATCCAGGAACTCCATCTGGAGCCCTGA
- a CDS encoding prolyl oligopeptidase family serine peptidase, with product MSDSFRWPAGADPFRFLESLDSKRARTWVDEQNARTRAALRDDDAWRALTARLAKAYLPREHPVIPTRWRDWAYDLWQDDLHPKGLWRRTRWDDWRAGRPAWETLLDVDALGAEEGESWVFEQDSILYPDGDRALLSLSPGGADAVVVREFDLVERRFVDGGFTIDEPGHHTVGWIDRDTVYVSWDRGEAHATAAGYPYEARRWVRGTPLADAPVVFRGEPDDISAGAGFDPIDNRHVAWRSVDFFDAHAYRLTDAGEWARYDVPTHVEVGFWEGWLVLEPRLDWECGGVRHAGGSLLAIREQAFLAGSRELTTLFAPQPSTSACTWTHTRTTLIASWLDDVHNRTMLWQPTQADDGTWTWDARPFDWPGDAQIDIEPVESTLNDEIYVDVDTYLDPPECWLADLADRAADAPSRRVLLDRPPVQFDATGLVVRRANARSHDGTVVPYTLIGPRDALDAPEGAARVVRPCLLSGYGGFAIPNLPGYSDAFGIAWLERGGVMAFAHIRGGGEFGPQWHVDAQREHRQRSFDDFIAVAEDLAATGVTSAAQLGIEGGSNGGLLVAACMTQRPELFGAVLCRVPLLDMRRYPKLHAGAAWLDEYGDPDEPREGAALAAYSPYHRVREGVVYPPLLLTTSTRDDRVHPAHARKMAARMHALGHERVWYWENTDGGHGSADDLERAESDAAEFGFLWAHLGPAPARR from the coding sequence ATGTCCGATTCCTTCCGCTGGCCCGCCGGGGCCGACCCGTTCCGTTTCCTCGAATCGCTCGACAGCAAGCGTGCCCGCACGTGGGTCGACGAACAGAACGCGCGCACGCGCGCCGCGCTGCGCGACGACGACGCCTGGCGCGCGCTCACGGCGCGCTTGGCAAAAGCGTATCTGCCGCGCGAACACCCGGTGATTCCGACCCGCTGGCGCGACTGGGCCTACGACCTGTGGCAGGACGATCTCCATCCGAAGGGGCTGTGGCGCCGCACGCGCTGGGACGACTGGCGCGCCGGCCGGCCGGCGTGGGAAACGCTGCTCGACGTCGACGCGCTCGGCGCAGAAGAGGGCGAGTCGTGGGTGTTCGAGCAGGACTCGATCCTGTATCCGGACGGCGATCGCGCGCTGCTGTCGCTGTCGCCGGGTGGTGCCGATGCGGTCGTCGTGCGCGAATTCGATCTCGTCGAGCGTCGTTTCGTCGACGGCGGTTTCACGATCGACGAGCCGGGACATCACACGGTCGGCTGGATCGATCGCGATACCGTCTACGTGAGCTGGGACCGTGGCGAAGCGCATGCGACCGCGGCCGGCTATCCGTATGAAGCGCGCCGCTGGGTGCGCGGCACGCCGCTCGCCGATGCGCCCGTCGTATTCCGCGGCGAACCCGACGACATCAGCGCGGGCGCGGGTTTCGATCCGATCGACAACCGTCACGTCGCGTGGCGCAGCGTCGATTTCTTCGACGCGCATGCGTACCGGCTGACCGACGCCGGCGAGTGGGCGCGCTATGACGTGCCCACGCATGTCGAGGTCGGCTTCTGGGAAGGCTGGCTCGTGCTGGAGCCGCGTCTCGACTGGGAATGCGGCGGCGTGCGCCATGCGGGCGGCTCGCTGCTGGCGATTCGCGAGCAGGCGTTCCTGGCCGGGTCGCGCGAACTCACGACGCTGTTCGCGCCGCAACCGTCGACGTCCGCGTGCACGTGGACGCACACGCGCACGACGCTGATCGCGAGCTGGCTCGACGACGTGCACAACCGCACGATGCTGTGGCAACCGACGCAGGCGGACGACGGCACGTGGACGTGGGATGCACGTCCGTTCGACTGGCCGGGCGATGCGCAGATCGACATCGAGCCGGTCGAATCGACGCTGAACGACGAGATTTACGTGGACGTCGACACCTATCTCGATCCGCCCGAGTGCTGGCTGGCCGACCTTGCCGATCGCGCGGCCGATGCACCGTCGCGCCGCGTGCTGCTTGACCGGCCGCCGGTGCAGTTCGATGCGACCGGGCTCGTCGTGCGCCGCGCGAACGCGCGTTCGCACGACGGCACGGTGGTGCCGTACACGCTGATCGGACCGCGCGACGCGCTCGATGCGCCCGAAGGCGCGGCGCGCGTGGTGCGACCGTGCCTGCTGTCGGGCTACGGCGGCTTTGCGATACCGAACCTGCCGGGCTACAGCGACGCGTTCGGCATCGCGTGGCTCGAACGCGGCGGCGTCATGGCGTTTGCGCACATCCGCGGCGGCGGTGAATTCGGGCCGCAATGGCACGTCGATGCGCAGCGCGAACACCGGCAGCGCTCGTTCGACGATTTCATCGCGGTGGCCGAGGATCTGGCCGCGACCGGCGTGACGAGCGCCGCGCAGCTCGGAATCGAGGGCGGCAGCAACGGCGGGCTGCTGGTCGCCGCATGCATGACGCAGCGGCCGGAACTGTTCGGCGCGGTGCTGTGCCGCGTGCCGCTGCTCGACATGCGGCGCTATCCGAAGCTGCACGCGGGCGCCGCGTGGCTCGACGAATACGGCGACCCGGACGAGCCGCGCGAGGGCGCGGCGCTGGCCGCGTATTCGCCGTATCACCGCGTGCGCGAAGGCGTCGTGTATCCGCCGCTGCTGCTGACGACGTCGACGCGCGACGACCGCGTGCATCCCGCGCATGCGCGCAAGATGGCCGCGCGCATGCATGCGCTCGGTCACGAACGGGTGTGGTACTGGGAGAACACCGACGGCGGCCACGGCAGCGCCGACGATCTGGAACGCGCCGAATCCGACGCAGCCGAATTCGGGTTCCTGTGGGCCCATCTCGGGCCGGCGCCCGCGCGGCGCTGA
- the xth gene encoding exodeoxyribonuclease III produces MKIATWNVNSLNVRKQHVLDWLAQSGTDVLCLQELKLPDEKFPRADLEAAGYRSWFTGQKTYNGVAILARDTLSVDESDVVRNIPGFDDPQQRVVAATVDGVRIVSAYFPNGQAPDSDKFAYKMQWLDALQAWLRTEMQRYPKLALLGDYNIAPEDRDVHDPAKWEGQNLVSPQERAHFAQLIELGFVDAFRRFEQPEKTFTWWDYRMMAFRRNAGLRIDHILLSPALAETCTSCEVDRTPRTWEQPSDHTPVVAVVG; encoded by the coding sequence ATGAAAATTGCCACCTGGAACGTCAACTCGCTCAACGTCCGCAAGCAGCACGTGCTCGACTGGCTCGCGCAAAGCGGTACCGACGTGCTGTGCCTGCAGGAACTGAAACTGCCTGACGAGAAATTCCCGCGCGCCGATCTCGAGGCGGCCGGCTATCGCAGCTGGTTCACCGGCCAGAAGACCTACAACGGCGTCGCGATCCTCGCGCGCGACACGCTGTCCGTCGACGAATCGGACGTCGTGCGCAACATCCCCGGCTTCGACGATCCGCAGCAGCGCGTGGTCGCCGCGACGGTCGACGGCGTGCGCATCGTGTCCGCATATTTCCCGAACGGCCAGGCGCCCGACTCCGACAAGTTCGCCTACAAGATGCAGTGGCTCGACGCGCTGCAAGCGTGGCTGCGTACCGAGATGCAGCGCTACCCGAAGCTCGCGCTGCTCGGCGACTACAACATCGCGCCGGAAGACCGCGACGTGCACGACCCGGCGAAATGGGAAGGCCAGAACCTCGTGTCGCCGCAGGAGCGCGCGCACTTCGCGCAACTGATCGAGCTCGGCTTCGTCGATGCGTTCCGCCGCTTCGAGCAGCCCGAGAAGACCTTCACGTGGTGGGACTATCGAATGATGGCGTTCCGCCGCAACGCGGGGCTGCGCATCGACCACATCCTGCTGTCACCGGCGCTCGCCGAAACCTGCACGTCGTGCGAAGTCGATCGCACGCCGCGCACGTGGGAACAGCCGTCCGACCACACGCCCGTCGTCGCGGTCGTCGGCTGA